The sequence AACAAGTAGAAATGACTTTTAACTTTCTTAACTGACTTGTTAGGAGAAAAGTGAAAGtaaaggtgttgtttgttttcctgtctgcagaccttattatgtcttatatTTGCTCGCCCGCAGACGTTTTTACTGCAGAgggtttgtttttctgaagacacaagataaaataatgtcttattatgtctgcagcctcgcagacttagaaatgtgcttctaagtgttgcagacagaattaagttatgttgcagacataaaaacaaaccgtCTTCATTAAGCATACAGACCTTCAGACCACATCTTCTTAACAGACACGGTCTGCAGATCTTCAgaaaaaaaaatcttaaaaaacaaacagcacctaaaACTCATGGTAACCCATTTACCCCAAAATAGGTAGGAATTGCCACTGTTACTAATGGGCACATTTATAGCTTGAGATGCTTACACAATTGCATATTTAAGAAAACACTAAGAAGAATGACTTACTGTTAGACTTGCAATTGTTGATCCAACAAACTCCATTGCTTTATATGTTGCACCAGATACAGAGATTTCACCAATTATCTATATCATTTATTAACATAATTAGTGACAGTAGTAACAAAAGTTTAATACATTACATATTCATACTATGGTTTAATACATTACATTACATAAAGCATAATCCACCAACAAATTGATACATATGGTTTTGGGATTGTTAATTgtgtataaaaataaataaaacctacttgtaatatcaaatcctttgCAAGCAGATAGTCGGGCATTTTTCCATCCAATACAAATCTTAGAGTTGGAGGCACCTGCAAATTACGGTGATAAGTAGGAAAGTGACAGTCATTATTCAAAAAACTAAACAAAACCACATCAAATTAACAAGTGTTACGACATGTGTATtaaaatgattttaataaattTAGGAACTAAGAAGCTTTAGGGTGTGTTTGGCCGAACTAGCTGGTGCTAGAAGCTGGAGCTTATTCTTTTAGCGGGAAGCTGGAACTTATTTTTTGTAAGTGTTTTGTAAAATAGTTGGACTTGGAGCTTATAGTTAGGAAGAGCTTAATTTTAAGCTCTACATTTTAATATAAGCTCTACTTTTTCTATGCTACCAAACAAAGCTATTATAAGTTCTACTTTTTTAAGCTCTTATAAGCTCCTAAAATgtgtcatccaaacacacccttaaGATGGAAATAGTTTGGGAAATGCAACATCATATTTGATCCCTAAGAATCTGTTTTTGTAACATTACACATTACATACAGcctaaaaagttaataattttgtgaTATGAAATATTCAGAATCAGATTACAATCACATAATCCGCTGTAACAAGACAGGCTGTGTGAGATAATGTTTGTTGTGTTTGAAGTTGTGATAATCTGATATTCAGTTGATTGAGTACGTGACAACTCTAATATCTTGGGACTTATAGTTAGGTAATCATATATTCAGAATCAATTTTAATTGCAGCTATTCCATAACTAATTATTTAGCCCCTTAATAGTCAAATAATCAGTATCAGTTTCTGTATCCACTAAAAAAGATAATGTGGCTACGCAACTTGAAGAACGCATCAACTTGAAGAACGCATCAACTGGATATTCTCTTTTAAACACCCCTATAAATATAAATTGTAATAAAATCATAGCCTTAATCTCAGGTCAACCAAACGCACAAGAGTCAAAACTGAAGACACAATAATGAGTTCAGACGCACATCCATATGGACCATACATCAGTCTCACTTCAATTTTATCACACGTAAGAACATAAATAGTAAAATGCATACTATACATCTAGACAAGCAAATTTGGTACAAGTTTTCAAAGTATAGTACACGGACATCATAAAACCAATGGCCTCGAGAAAGGAAATCAAACAATTATTCGAAGCCTTCATCAGAACTAAAAGCACACTTCCATTAGTTACGTCACATCCAATTATCATAAAAATTAGTCTCCTTGGGAACGTTTAATGACAAAGTAACATGTTTAGTCCTCACATAAAGGACGCATAATATAAGTAGAGCCCAAGAATTCATATAAAAAATGCTTTTTCATACCTTCAGTAAAAGTTTTCCGGTCCCTAACACAAAACCAGCATCAGTGTTTCCAATTCCGGTTGCGAACTGGCCAAATGCTCCAGCAGTACAGGTGTGAGAATCTGTACCAAGTAGGACCTGAGGTAGAGTTATGAGCAAAAAGATTGTTTATATCTTCATACAGTAGCAAACAGAGGtggcaattttttatttttttggaacGGCACCAGAGGTAACAATTTAGATCCAtaaatgggtggatttgggttatgcTTCATCCCTGATGGATAAAAGAATAACTAAAAGATGGGTAAAATGATTCAAAAGGGCCGAAAGCCACCTGCAATGTACTCGGTAAAATAGATATATTAAAGTAACAAAAAATTTGCTTTTCGTATTAAAGTAATGACACTTTTCTTTCCCCATTTAATAAACTAGATATCTGTAACAGAGGTAGTTTTGTAGAGAGAAAACAGTTGACTGGTTCCAACTCATACATAACTATTCGTTTTGACAAATTACCCAAACCTGCCCAACCCGTCTATTTTGCCACCTCCTCTGGTGATTTTAGTTTAGATTTGAAAATAGGATTCAGGTGTACCTCTCCAGGTCTGCAGTGACCTTCTTGTGCAAGAGCGACATGGCATACACCTTTATAATCAGGATTAGCCTAGAAATGAATTAATGTTTCGTTTAAGTTTTAACATCCACTGAACGCTTTGTAATGTGTAACAAAATATTACAAAGGCAAGAACATTATACCTTGAAGTTGCTAAGgtccttaatatcataaaaatatttgaTCCCTTGCTCATGAGAGAAATCTCTAATGATATCGACATTTCTATTTGCTCTTTCATCGGCCGTAAAAATATAGTGGTCAGGTATAATGACAACCTTTTCACGGTCCCACACCTAAAACAATAGCCACATAAGTCATACGATCTCAAATCTGATAAGTTCAAGATAGACCTCGAAAAAATTTGACTCCTCAACACATACCTTACGCATCATAGAAAACAATAACAAAACAGGTACGTTTTAATTTATAAACAGCAATAACACTTTGTTTAAATTTTGGACTTCTTATGATATATATCCTAGTTTGGATTTGAAGGGTCACCTTGGCATCATTTCCAAATTCTTTCTTGAAAATTCCAATTGCACCTGGGCCACAAACATCGTGTGTCATCAAGACGTCAACGTTGACCCAAACATTTTCACCCGGAATCAACTGAGATTTCTCAGAAGCCCTAGAAAAAATCTTTTCTGTCATTGTCATCCCAGTCTTTACCTGAAAATAGACGCTCCAATTAGTCATAATCTTACGATTCACCCATCGTACTTACAATGATCAAATAAAACTATAGCAAAAAAGTTGAGCAGAATTAACACAAAAAACACAATAAACTTGTATTAGCTGCTCTACTTTATGGTATCATAATCCTAAATTTGTGTCAATAAGCTAAGACTGTAAATAGCCAACCAAAACCTCACATTTCATTTTCTTCTAACTCTCAATCTTTTATGCTAAAAAACATTAACTTCTGATACTTTGATTCTTGTTATGAAATCAAAGAAACTTAATCAGATTTGTCCAAAAACCCTAAGTTTTCTAGCATCGTATCATTGTCACATTCATGATATCAAAAGCCATAACATGCATAAATTTCACACATCTACAATATACAGTTGACAAAATTATAATAACACAATTTATAAAATACAAACACTGAACTGAACCAGTTGCAGCTGGTATTCTTGCTGATTGTTGTGGGGCCATCACGGATACAATCTTTTTTGATACTTTCTTCTGACCCATTTTGATTGCTGAAGAAACTTGAGCAGAAAATGAAGATGCACCCCCATCTATCTACAATACAACAGCAAAAAGATATTAGAATTGGGTTAAATAACAAATTTACAACAAACCCAACAAGAGAATTGAATCAAGGAAATGATAATACGATAAAGTTTTAATGTTTATTACCTGGGTTAAGAAAGGGGAAGAGGATGATGAAATTGCAGATGAAGCCGCCATTGATGACGAGACGACCACTAATTTGTGGTTTGTTACAGGTCTGAATATGATGCAAGAAGCAAAATATATATACCAAAAATGGTGGCTGCAAAGTGTCGAGATATCGTCGTTTGGTTTGATGGGTCCCTTTGAAATTGATAACTTTTCGAAGTTTTTGTTCGGAGTTTATGTATGCACATATGACATGGCCCAGCCCATTTACCTTGTGATAACTGAAGAGTACTGCTACGTATTTGGGTAAATTGGTCAAAACTAGAAAAATACCGGCTCACGAGCTTTCAAAttgtgtattcatatttaatgtagcggcatgtatttacagaattaaaaaATGTTACTGATATGTTTGGAAACACGTGATTAGTACCTAGTATGCCTAAGGACTCCGCGCTTTTAACGCCAGAAAATCGCATAAAAAGGGAAcagaaccatcgatatgatgtTGTTAGTTAAGATTTTTTATTATACGTGTACGTATGTATGAGAAAAGTATCCCGAAATATTTAACGTTTTTTTAAAAACATTCCATTTCGCGCAGagctagttgcgttgtgttcgtaaaattatttcgagttgaacggtgaagcGGGGTAAATTTAACTATCGGAGAGCGGatagatatggcccgttgaaaatTTGGGTGGATTTTAATTaagttttttaataaaataatgattttatgcTTTGTACTCATGAAGAATTTGTAAATTATACATAGTTTGGGGGGGTTTTGGAAATTGGTGATGTCGTTGTTTCCTTTATGGAACGACCAAATTTTTGCTTGCATTTAGTATATGTGTAAAAAAATTTGGGTGGATTTTAATTaagttttttaataaaataatgattttatgcTTTGTACCTCTGAAGAATTTGTAAATTATACGTAGTTTGGGGAGTTTTTGGAAATTGGTGATGTCGTTGTTTCCTTTATGGAACGACCAAATTTTTGCTTCCATTTagtatatgtataaaaataaaaataaaaataaaaataaaaataaataaaaataaatataaatgtccACATTTTCGGAGGTGTTTAACAATATGCCTCAAAAAATATAAATTGCAACATATGCCTCATATCCACGCATCATGCATGGATGCTCGTGCGTGATGCGTCGTCGCGTGGACACTGAGCATAACGAGCATGCTTGCTTGTTATCATGTTATATCACCCAAAGCGCACCACGCATAGTGCTAACGCACTAACCAATCATATACACGCATGGTGCATGTATGCCGACTAGGCGTCTATTTCACTTTTAAaattcacacacacacaaaaaaagttAAACCACGCACCTAAGGGTGATTTTCCATAATTCATTCGGTTCGTCATTTATTTTCGTTGTTACACTATCGATCGTAATTAACATTCAACATACTACTCTTTTACCCATGTTAGCAACAAACACGCACTATGAAACCCACTTTCTCATATTTTTGAATTGCTTGCTTGATTGACAAGGTGTTGCATAGAGTCTGTCATGCCATAATTtaaactttattttgcattcactttGTTATATGAATACACTGGTTATGGTTAAATGTTGACTTTCTATTtttataaactttatatttttggaAACCTGCTATCTTTAACAACTTATTATTTATGGGGATTGACTATGTTACTTAGTGATTGCCCACATGTGAAAAACTTATTTTCAATTGAACGCAAAACTTTTATAAAACATAGCATATAGAGGGCAACCTTTGTTGTGGGACCTTTGATCGTGAACGGCGTCAATAGGGATTTTTGGCGGGTCACGACACGTAGCTAAAAAGGGAGCACTCTTAGTCAGATGATCTACTATCACCCATatcatgtcatgtcctttctgggttcaaGGTAActtgttacaaaatccatcgtaatatgtttCCATTTCCACTACGGAATTTCTAATTACCGTAAAGACTCATACggtttttggtgttctgcttttacttgcgcacaaatatgacatttctcgACAAAAATAGAAACATctatcttcattgtcggccaccaatacaaggtTTTCGGTATccatacatctttgtactacctggatgtacTGTCAATTTAGATTTATGTGCTTCTGTAATGATTAAATCTCTCAAATATCTAAGCAAATGCACCCAAATTCGGTCATTATaattctttaatcctctagaatcattgttaAGGTCaaattttcgtttggtcatttgttcaattTTTAAATTTTCATCATTCAAAGCTACGggttgaacggttttcaatcggCCAATTAGATCTGAAacaatctcaattctcataaagcgaacattattaactgtTTTTCGGCGACTTAAAGCATCAACGACCACATTTGTTTTACCAGGATGATATTTGATATCACAGTCATAATCTTTAATCAGTATATATCTCACAATGTGTCCCATATTAGTAGCGTCTCCAGAGTTTTATATAGAGAAATCAATTGCAGCTAGTTCTAAATCATAAGTAGGGTAATTTCATTCATGGTCTTTTAATTGTCGTGAAGCGTAAGCTATAACCCTATCTCTCTACATCAAAACACCACTCAAACCAGCGTGTGACGCAACACAATAACCCACAAAATCTTCTGACCCCTCTGGCAATGTTAAAACCGGCATTTGGCACAACAATTGTTAAGAGTATGAAAAACCCTttattgttcatcagtccatcgaaaggttaCATCTTATCTGGTCAACTTATTCAAAGGACTCGCTATTTTCAAAAAGTTTTTGATAAACCGGCGGTAATAACCTTCTAAATCGATAAAAGTTTTTATTTATGTCGGAGTTTTcgttgagttccaattcattaccgcctctatcttagactgattcATTTTAATACCAAGTTCACATACCACGTGACCCAGAAACTGCACTtcccgtaaccaaaattcacactttgagaaTTTCGCGTACAACTGTTCTTGTTTCATTAATTCTAACACTagcctcagatgcgtagcatgatcacTTTATCTTTTCAAATATATTAAAATGTCATCTATGAAGACTATCACAGACTTGTTGAGGTACTGATGGAACACTTTGTTCATTAGGTCCATAAAGATTATTGGCGCGttcgttaacccgaatggcatgaccaggaattcataatgaccgtatatTGTTCTAAACGTTGTTTTCGATATATCAGTCTTTGCAACTCGTACCTGATGATAACCTGactgtaaatcgatctttgaaaagTAAGACGCACCTTGTAACTGGTCGAATAAGTCATCTATTgtcggtaacggatacttattctttattgttctcttgttCAAATCGCGGTAGTCTATACACATACAAACGACTCATCCTTCTTTTTATAAATAAAACTTTTCGATATGTTTATAATAcattttatttacatatattaaaataCGTACCATTTTTCAATAATATTGGATTGATTTGTGTTTTGCATGTAAAATGTAAAAAAGATAAATAATGAATGAAAGCACATAGATATTGGGAAATAGCTGGGTTTGCATCGAAAAAACAACTTTTTAGTATAGAAAGTTTTAATTTTCTTAAAGGTTGATATCGGCTAAACagtcacgtttttaccctcgatattgagtaccaaaaccataaagttccaattttgtcggcaaaataatcgctttttcgtttacttttgtagatcaagtgattacgaaggcggtccaaaaagaatcaagagaatcggagctaaaacgaatattCTAGAGCGAAACGGTGAAAGATGAAAAATcaagctacgatcaaggaaatcaagttacgatccagtgaaatcaacAAACCAaagcaggccatacggcttgccatacggctgcCATATGGCCCAACCAAACGGCCAGGTAAAACGGCCTGCCAGAGCAAACGACtatcaaaaacggcctgccatacggcttgctgtAACATCCCGCTGTTCACATACATAGattaaggtacatacttaatcgtcTGTACGATTATATTTCATTGTCCATGTGATTAAATGACTTAAGTGCTATTTTGATGTGtacgatatgtatatatattacacatGTATAAGGATATGTTTGACTTAGGAAGGTATTAAGTCGAGTGAGGCTTCGTGGTGAAGTCTAGATGTACATACGAAGCAAGTTTGGGGCATACGAGTCGCGAAATCAATATTTAGTTTTGTTGTCTAAAAACTGATCAGCCTTAGGCTATCGTCGCGCTGCGAAGGCTTTTGCAGTGCCGCGAAGGTTTTTGCCGCGCCGCGAGGTTGAACCCAAAACAAGAATCAGGAGTCATGAAATGCAGGTTGAAAATCTTGTGCATTCTCGCGCCGCGAGGtttctggtcgcgccgcggcatcCCAAGCAAACCAAAGTCAGGAGGCATGCTAAGAAGGGTCGGttttccctttatatgtcgcgccgcgactaatggggccgcgccgcggcagtcctgctgggcTGATTCCGGATTTAGCTCATTTAAGGggttttaaggggcaaattggtaatttacaCGTGTGACCAGCCATATGACCCCAAATCTTATCCActtaattcatttcttttcca comes from Rutidosis leptorrhynchoides isolate AG116_Rl617_1_P2 chromosome 4, CSIRO_AGI_Rlap_v1, whole genome shotgun sequence and encodes:
- the LOC139843416 gene encoding 3-isopropylmalate dehydratase large subunit, chloroplastic-like; translated protein: MAASSAISSSSSPFLTQIDGGASSFSAQVSSAIKMGQKKVSKKIVSVMAPQQSARIPAATGSVKTGMTMTEKIFSRASEKSQLIPGENVWVNVDVLMTHDVCGPGAIGIFKKEFGNDAKVWDREKVVIIPDHYIFTADERANRNVDIIRDFSHEQGIKYFYDIKDLSNFKANPDYKGVCHVALAQEGHCRPGEVLLGTDSHTCTAGAFGQFATGIGNTDAGFVLGTGKLLLKVPPTLRFVLDGKMPDYLLAKDLILQIIGEISVSGATYKAMEFVGSTIASLTMEERMTLCNMVVEAGGKNGIVPADATTFKYLEDKTSVPYEPVYSDDQARFLAEYRIDVSKLEPLVAKPHSPDNRALARECKDVKIDRVYIGSCTGGKTEDFMAAARVLLASGEKVKVPTFLVPATQKVWMDIYTLPVPGSGGKTCSQIFEAAGCDTPTSPSCGACLGGPKDTYARINEPQVCVSTTNRNFPGRMGHKDGQIYLASPYTAAASALTGFVTDPRDFLR